The following are encoded together in the Oryzias melastigma strain HK-1 linkage group LG17, ASM292280v2, whole genome shotgun sequence genome:
- the cebpd gene encoding CCAAT/enhancer-binding protein delta — MCDIYSLDPHRASPQCNMSWAMEPANFYESPSLGGPQQGVCKPGGRAEEESTLVEMSTTPAMYEDESAIDFSQYIESMTSVPNLELCNDELFLDLFNSVKQEKADLYALQSSMQQQQLPAGYAADRRLEKGGFGAPIKQESDWSDSDLSSSLPSQIETCAQTSVSLTTGQPTPPTTPEPVSAVSSAKSSPRKMGREKGKKSVDRFSVEYRQRRERNNIAVRKSRDKAKRRNLEMQDKLIELSAENEKLHKTIEQLTRELTGLRDFFKQIPSAPFAGSESR, encoded by the coding sequence ATGTGTGACATATACAGCCTGGACCCTCACCGCGCGTCTCCACAATGCAACATGAGCTGGGCGATGGAGCCTGCGAACTTCTATGAGAGCCCCAGCCTGGGCGGCCCCCAGCAGGGGGTCTGCAAGCCCGGCGGCCGCGCGGAGGAAGAGAGCACGCTGGTGGAGATGAGCACCACGCCCGCCATGTACGAGGACGAGAGCGCCATCGACTTCAGCCAGTACATCGAGTCCATGACGTCCGTGCCCAACCTGGAGCTGTGCAACGACGAGCTCTTCCTCGACCTGTTCAACTCCGTCAAGCAGGAGAAGGCGGACCTGTACGCCCTGCAGAGCtccatgcagcagcagcagctgccggCCGGCTACGCGGCGGACCGGAGGCTGGAGAAGGGCGGCTTCGGGGCGCCCATCAAGCAGGAGTCCGACTGGAGCGACAGCGACCTGTCCTCCTCCCTGCCGTCCCAGATCGAGACGTGCGCGCAGACCTCCGTCAGCCTGACGACGGGGCAGCCCACCCCGCCCACCACCCCGGAGCCCGTCTCCGCGGTCAGCTCCGCCAAGTCCTCCCCGAGGAAGATGGGCCGGGAGAAGGGCAAGAAGTCGGTGGACCGCTTCAGCGTGGAGTACCGGCAGCGGCGGGAGCGGAATAACATTGCGGTGCGCAAAAGCAGGGACAAAGCCAAGAGGCGCAACCTGGAGATGCAGGACAAGCTGATCGAACTGAGCGCCGAGAACGAGAAGCTCCACAAAACCATCGAGCAGCTGACCCGGGAGCTCACCGGCCTCCGGGACTTCTTCAAGCAGATCCCCAGCGCCCCGTTCGCGGGCTCAGAGAGCCGGTGA